A genomic window from Candidatus Bathyarchaeota archaeon includes:
- a CDS encoding shikimate dehydrogenase, which yields MNVSGKTKVCAIIGDPVEHSLSPVMHNAAFEELGLNLVYVAFTVTAKDLKDTLLGVKSLGLKGLNVTMPHKNEVIKYLDELDVTAKSVGAVNTILNNQGKLSGYNTDGEGAIIALQENGVCPEKMKLVLLGAGGAAKAIAYQAAQNVNELVVLNRNSDKAKNLVKLLPKNFGATVKSGPLSFKVLKQELETADILINATCVGMHPDNEISPVPSELLRPDLNVMDIIYNPLETKLLKDAKTVGAKVISGLEMLIYQGSVAFHIWTNCPAPVEVMRKAALNALKNGGSD from the coding sequence ATGAATGTCTCAGGAAAAACTAAAGTGTGCGCTATTATCGGTGACCCTGTAGAACACTCCCTTAGTCCTGTAATGCATAATGCGGCCTTCGAAGAACTTGGACTGAACCTTGTTTATGTTGCTTTTACCGTAACTGCCAAAGATTTGAAGGACACCCTTTTAGGAGTAAAAAGTTTAGGTCTAAAAGGATTAAACGTGACTATGCCCCACAAAAACGAGGTTATCAAGTACCTTGATGAACTTGACGTCACCGCAAAATCTGTTGGCGCGGTAAACACTATTCTTAACAATCAGGGAAAACTTAGTGGATACAACACAGACGGCGAAGGAGCAATTATTGCTCTGCAAGAAAACGGTGTTTGTCCTGAAAAAATGAAACTTGTGCTTCTTGGTGCTGGAGGTGCAGCAAAAGCCATAGCGTATCAAGCCGCCCAGAACGTTAATGAGCTTGTGGTCTTGAACAGAAACTCTGACAAAGCAAAAAACTTGGTTAAGTTATTGCCCAAAAATTTTGGTGCAACAGTAAAAAGTGGACCCCTTTCTTTTAAAGTTCTTAAACAAGAACTTGAAACAGCGGACATTCTAATTAACGCAACTTGTGTGGGTATGCATCCAGACAATGAAATTAGCCCTGTTCCGTCGGAGCTATTGCGTCCTGATCTTAATGTGATGGACATTATTTACAATCCTTTGGAAACTAAACTTTTGAAAGATGCAAAAACTGTAGGTGCAAAAGTTATTTCAGGACTTGAAATGCTCATTTATCAAGGTTCTGTTGCTTTTCACATTTGGACTAATTGTCCTGCTCCTGTTGAGGTTATGAGAAAAGCTGCATTGAATGCCCTAAAAAATGGAGGTTCAGATTAA
- a CDS encoding aspartate kinase — MNKNNEKKQKRIVVKFGGSSLADHEKILRAVTAVANEAKKGTQITVIVSAMGKTTDTLFNAAKNSSNGRLHKPDLDEILAMGERTSIRIMAVALKAQGIKAWYVDPHDPEWPIVTDDSFSDANPLLDVCYNRVKQHVLPLVESGVIPVIAGFVGRTQNGRVTTLGRGGSDTTAFILAKALEADELILVTDAEGIMTADPKVISNPQRIPEIDVKTLVGLADSGTKFIHRKALRYKEASVRVRVIRNIHGDLNVEGTIIKGTLSGDLGAEFASPSPVLSITVVGNDVSQNPQVIKELAETAEEHAELLGLSLNRDSMILYVTENSDSKVLLEKMHEAILKHEETLAMSVRKQLAFLKIKGVGLEKTPGLTGRISEALRVNCINIFGLMTITSSILLFVGWNEKEKALELVTTALGDNESC, encoded by the coding sequence ATGAACAAAAATAATGAAAAAAAACAAAAAAGAATCGTGGTAAAATTTGGAGGCTCTAGTCTGGCCGACCACGAGAAAATATTGCGAGCCGTTACGGCAGTTGCTAACGAAGCAAAGAAAGGAACCCAAATCACAGTAATTGTTTCCGCGATGGGAAAAACTACTGATACCCTGTTCAATGCTGCCAAAAACAGCTCTAATGGTAGGCTGCATAAGCCTGATTTAGATGAAATTCTGGCAATGGGTGAACGAACCAGCATTAGAATCATGGCTGTGGCATTAAAAGCCCAGGGAATAAAGGCTTGGTATGTCGATCCACATGACCCCGAGTGGCCTATTGTTACTGATGATTCATTTTCAGATGCCAATCCATTATTGGATGTGTGTTACAACCGTGTAAAGCAGCATGTGTTGCCCCTTGTCGAATCTGGAGTTATTCCTGTTATTGCCGGTTTCGTGGGTAGAACTCAGAATGGTCGGGTAACTACGTTGGGTCGTGGTGGAAGTGATACAACTGCTTTCATTTTAGCGAAGGCTTTAGAAGCAGATGAGCTAATCTTAGTTACTGACGCTGAAGGAATAATGACCGCTGACCCAAAAGTGATAAGTAATCCTCAGCGGATTCCAGAAATTGACGTAAAAACATTGGTTGGTTTGGCCGATTCGGGCACAAAATTCATTCACAGAAAAGCATTACGTTACAAGGAGGCATCAGTAAGAGTGAGAGTAATCCGAAACATTCACGGCGACCTAAATGTTGAAGGCACAATAATAAAAGGAACACTTTCTGGTGATTTAGGTGCCGAGTTTGCTAGTCCTTCTCCTGTTTTGTCTATTACTGTTGTAGGAAATGATGTGTCACAGAATCCTCAAGTTATAAAAGAATTAGCTGAAACCGCCGAAGAACACGCTGAATTGCTCGGGTTATCTTTGAACCGTGATTCGATGATATTGTATGTTACTGAAAACTCTGATTCTAAAGTTCTGTTAGAGAAAATGCATGAAGCAATACTGAAGCATGAAGAAACCTTGGCTATGTCTGTGCGAAAACAGTTGGCGTTCCTTAAAATCAAGGGGGTTGGCTTAGAAAAAACTCCGGGTCTTACTGGACGAATATCTGAGGCTCTGCGAGTAAACTGCATAAATATTTTTGGGCTCATGACAATCACTTCCAGTATTCTTCTTTTTGTGGGTTGGAACGAAAAAGAAAAAGCTTTGGAATTAGTAACAACTGCATTAGGGGATAATGAGTCATGTTAA
- a CDS encoding serine hydroxymethyltransferase, whose amino-acid sequence MEAEFLKLALGLVESNENHERYRGKECMNLIASEGIKSPAVNEIMHMSKDLDSRYAEGENDLKGHVKARHYQGQKFMTKIEDYATDLMKNLFGCNWADVRLVSGTHANLATFKGLSMATKNDRMVVLPLSAGAHITHDYSGLAGSVLGLETINHAYDIDELNIDVEKSSTIIDSARPGIVTFGGSVFPFPHPVKELAKVAKDNGAYVAYDAAHVLGLIAGGEFQNPFKEGVDFITASTHKTFPGPQGGVILANCEDDRMKKAIKKVQYAVFPLSASSTHLGRLPALGLAALEMKLYGKDLAKQTIRNAQTAGKCMFENGVKVLGQKNGFTRSHQIVVDVREYGGGQKLAFALEDAHIILNKNLLPYDNQHDRGDPSGLRIGFQDVSRRGFKPEDVEQLCSLILDVVKGKRTHEDVRKDVIKLRQNFNEIKYGFQSVSEAKEYLKKHV is encoded by the coding sequence ATGGAAGCTGAATTCTTAAAGTTGGCTCTTGGTTTAGTTGAATCTAACGAAAACCATGAACGTTATCGTGGAAAAGAGTGCATGAACCTAATTGCCAGTGAAGGAATCAAATCTCCTGCAGTTAATGAAATTATGCATATGTCCAAAGATTTGGATTCCCGATACGCTGAAGGTGAAAATGATCTTAAAGGTCATGTTAAGGCACGGCACTATCAAGGTCAAAAATTCATGACAAAAATCGAAGACTATGCAACAGATTTGATGAAAAACCTGTTTGGCTGCAATTGGGCAGATGTACGACTTGTTTCAGGCACCCACGCAAATCTTGCAACTTTCAAAGGCTTATCTATGGCAACAAAAAACGACCGTATGGTTGTTTTACCTCTTAGTGCTGGGGCACATATTACTCATGACTATTCTGGTCTGGCTGGTAGTGTTTTGGGTCTCGAAACCATTAATCATGCTTACGATATAGACGAACTAAATATTGATGTAGAAAAATCTTCAACAATAATTGATTCCGCCCGACCTGGAATCGTAACCTTTGGTGGTAGTGTTTTTCCCTTTCCTCATCCCGTAAAGGAATTAGCTAAAGTTGCCAAAGACAATGGAGCTTACGTTGCATACGACGCTGCTCATGTTTTGGGATTAATTGCAGGAGGAGAATTCCAAAACCCCTTCAAAGAAGGTGTGGATTTCATAACTGCATCTACTCATAAAACTTTTCCAGGACCCCAAGGTGGAGTTATTCTTGCTAATTGTGAAGATGACCGTATGAAAAAAGCCATTAAAAAAGTCCAGTATGCCGTTTTTCCGTTGAGCGCTTCTAGTACTCATCTTGGGCGGTTGCCTGCTTTAGGTTTAGCAGCTTTGGAAATGAAACTATACGGTAAAGACTTAGCAAAACAAACGATTAGAAACGCTCAAACTGCAGGTAAGTGCATGTTTGAAAATGGTGTTAAAGTCTTAGGGCAAAAAAACGGATTCACTCGTTCTCATCAGATTGTTGTTGATGTTCGTGAGTACGGTGGAGGACAAAAACTTGCTTTTGCTCTTGAAGATGCTCACATCATTTTGAATAAGAACCTTTTGCCCTATGATAACCAGCACGATCGAGGTGACCCTTCCGGTCTGAGAATCGGTTTTCAAGATGTAAGTCGTCGAGGTTTCAAACCAGAAGATGTTGAACAGTTGTGTTCTTTGATATTGGATGTAGTGAAAGGCAAAAGAACTCATGAAGACGTAAGAAAAGACGTTATCAAGTTACGACAGAATTTTAACGAAATCAAATATGGCTTCCAAAGTGTCAGTGAAGCAAAAGAATACCTGAAAAAACATGTTTAA
- the asd gene encoding aspartate-semialdehyde dehydrogenase — MLKAAVLGATGNVGQIFVQLLENHPWFEVTTVAASERSAGRTYGEASRWRQSTPVPEAVAQMEVVDITPSEVKDVDIVFSALPSDVAGKVEEDFASAGNVVVSNASSHRMDPDVPMLNPEINCEHVSLIEEQQRKRKWDGILVTNPNCSTTVLTLPLKPIYDVFGIKSLIVSTMQAISGAGYPGVASLDIVDNVIPYIGGEEPKMESETQKILGTASKPADFKVSSSCHRVPTIDGHMEAVFVATKKKAEPETVADAMENFIGEPQTLKLPSAPEKPVIVTWENNRPQTRLDRMEGNGMSTVVGRLRKDPVMDGVKFIALGHNTIRGAAGCGVLNAEYLKVKKFL, encoded by the coding sequence ATGTTAAAAGCTGCTGTATTAGGTGCAACAGGAAATGTTGGACAAATATTTGTTCAACTGCTAGAAAATCACCCTTGGTTTGAAGTAACAACTGTTGCAGCCTCAGAAAGAAGTGCCGGAAGAACATACGGAGAAGCTTCCAGATGGAGGCAATCAACTCCAGTCCCTGAAGCTGTCGCACAAATGGAAGTAGTGGACATTACTCCAAGTGAAGTAAAAGATGTTGACATAGTTTTCTCAGCATTGCCTTCGGATGTAGCAGGAAAAGTTGAGGAAGATTTTGCTTCTGCAGGAAATGTGGTAGTTAGTAACGCATCGTCCCACCGAATGGATCCGGATGTTCCTATGCTAAACCCAGAAATTAACTGTGAACACGTTAGCCTAATTGAAGAACAACAAAGAAAACGAAAATGGGACGGCATCCTTGTCACTAACCCAAACTGTAGCACCACTGTTCTAACTTTGCCTTTAAAGCCAATCTATGATGTATTTGGCATCAAAAGCCTCATAGTATCCACGATGCAGGCAATATCTGGTGCCGGATACCCTGGAGTTGCCTCGTTGGATATCGTGGATAACGTCATTCCTTACATCGGTGGAGAAGAACCCAAAATGGAATCTGAAACCCAAAAGATTCTGGGTACTGCTTCTAAACCTGCTGACTTCAAGGTTTCATCTAGCTGTCACAGAGTTCCAACAATTGATGGCCATATGGAAGCAGTTTTCGTGGCAACAAAAAAGAAAGCAGAACCTGAAACTGTAGCTGATGCTATGGAAAACTTCATTGGTGAACCGCAGACCTTAAAATTGCCTTCGGCTCCAGAAAAACCAGTTATAGTTACTTGGGAAAATAATCGTCCACAAACCCGATTAGACCGTATGGAAGGCAACGGAATGAGCACCGTAGTTGGTAGGCTCAGAAAAGACCCTGTGATGGATGGGGTGAAGTTTATTGCTTTGGGTCACAATACGATACGGGGAGCCGCTGGATGCGGTGTCCTTAACGCAGAATACTTGAAAGTAAAGAAGTTCCTCTAA
- the aroD gene encoding type I 3-dehydroquinate dehydratase yields MLTIRVCVAIPPKTVDEAIELLQTADSLHADLIEIRLDSLKNHGCLKEIVSCTKTPLIATNKSTKQHGNFMGTETERQKILVDAAKNGFEYVDVDLGTPNQVQLIQSLHAAAAKVIVSFHDFKQTPSVSELRKVQDEISALGADVCKIITTAETVEDNLVVLDFVSKSSKQSKIVCFAMGDYGKPSRLLSPVFGAFFTFACLDEKRKTAKGQLTIHEMNLAYETLGLK; encoded by the coding sequence GTGTTGACAATTAGAGTCTGCGTTGCAATTCCACCTAAAACAGTTGATGAAGCAATTGAATTACTTCAAACTGCTGATAGTTTACACGCAGACCTTATTGAAATTAGGTTAGACAGTCTCAAAAATCACGGGTGCCTAAAAGAAATTGTATCTTGTACTAAAACTCCGTTGATTGCTACAAACAAATCAACAAAACAACACGGTAATTTTATGGGCACCGAAACTGAACGCCAAAAAATATTGGTTGACGCAGCAAAAAATGGTTTTGAATATGTTGATGTGGATTTAGGTACACCTAATCAAGTTCAGTTAATCCAGAGTTTGCATGCTGCTGCAGCCAAAGTTATTGTTTCTTTTCATGATTTTAAACAAACACCTTCGGTATCTGAGTTAAGAAAAGTTCAAGATGAAATATCTGCATTAGGTGCTGATGTTTGTAAGATTATAACTACTGCTGAAACAGTTGAAGACAACTTAGTAGTTTTAGATTTTGTTTCTAAATCGTCTAAGCAATCTAAAATCGTTTGTTTTGCTATGGGAGATTATGGCAAACCTTCTCGTTTGTTGTCCCCTGTTTTTGGTGCCTTTTTTACCTTTGCTTGTCTTGACGAAAAAAGAAAAACAGCAAAAGGACAATTAACTATACATGAAATGAATCTTGCATACGAGACTTTGGGGCTAAAATAG
- a CDS encoding 3-dehydroquinate synthase II (catalyzes the formation of 3-dehydroquinate from 3-deoxy-aribino-heptulonate 7-phosphate) encodes MKYLWVEIDVALPNPQKVKLLKSATQFCDVALVDAKDIDDAKKAGLSVASDSGDADIVTVSSSELESVKKLKADGKCVAVKMIIESKKDEETAIAAAELLSDYVIVGTPDWKIIPLENLIAKTRGKTKLLAEVSNTKEAKVALETLELGSDGVVLKTDSLEELKQTAEFAKKESVGLGLVPVEVTEVKEIGTGARSCIDTCELMKPGEGMLLGCQSSGLFLVQAEVHESPYVETRPFRVNAGPLSLYALTSPNRTRYLSELKSGEEVLIVDRAGNVRVTNVARSKIEWRPMLLIEAEYNGKSLKLIAQNAETIRVVTPEGSKAVTDLTKGDKILAQVEEGGRHFGTLVKEEAVIEC; translated from the coding sequence ATGAAGTACCTTTGGGTTGAAATCGATGTGGCCCTTCCTAACCCTCAAAAAGTTAAGTTACTAAAATCTGCAACGCAGTTTTGTGACGTTGCCTTAGTTGATGCAAAAGATATTGACGATGCAAAAAAAGCTGGGCTTTCTGTTGCTTCGGATTCTGGGGACGCTGACATTGTTACTGTTTCTTCGTCTGAACTTGAATCCGTAAAAAAGTTGAAGGCTGACGGCAAATGTGTTGCAGTGAAAATGATTATTGAAAGCAAAAAGGATGAAGAAACAGCAATAGCTGCTGCGGAACTTTTGTCTGATTATGTTATTGTTGGTACTCCTGACTGGAAAATCATTCCTTTGGAGAATCTCATCGCAAAGACCCGGGGAAAAACTAAACTTTTAGCGGAAGTTTCTAACACAAAAGAAGCAAAAGTTGCCTTAGAAACTTTGGAACTTGGTTCAGACGGTGTAGTTCTGAAGACCGATAGTCTTGAAGAACTCAAGCAAACGGCAGAGTTTGCCAAAAAAGAGTCTGTCGGTCTTGGTTTGGTTCCTGTTGAGGTTACTGAAGTAAAAGAGATTGGAACCGGAGCTCGTTCTTGTATTGACACCTGTGAACTTATGAAACCTGGAGAGGGCATGCTTTTGGGTTGTCAATCTTCTGGCTTGTTTTTAGTTCAAGCAGAAGTTCACGAAAGTCCATACGTGGAAACTCGTCCTTTTAGGGTTAATGCTGGACCTTTATCTTTGTATGCTCTTACTTCTCCAAACCGGACGAGATATTTGTCTGAACTAAAATCTGGGGAAGAAGTACTTATTGTAGACCGAGCAGGAAACGTCAGGGTAACCAATGTTGCACGCTCAAAAATTGAGTGGCGTCCAATGCTATTAATTGAAGCAGAATATAATGGCAAAAGTTTGAAACTTATTGCCCAAAACGCTGAGACTATAAGAGTTGTTACTCCCGAAGGCTCCAAAGCTGTAACTGACCTAACAAAGGGAGACAAAATTCTTGCCCAAGTGGAAGAAGGCGGAAGGCATTTTGGAACATTGGTGAAAGAAGAAGCAGTGATCGAGTGTTGA
- a CDS encoding class I fructose-bisphosphate aldolase family protein yields the protein METGKKRRLKRIFRSDNKTVIVPMDHGVTVGPVTGLTNMQEIIDKLLLGDVDAVLINRGIAKKVDNGTAGLIIHLSGISALCPEPNNKMQVGTVDDAVRLGADAVSVHINVGSKNEDSMLATLGKVACECDDFGMPLLAMMYPRGPNIKNAHSANVVAHAARLGAELGADIIKTNYTGTVESFKQVTDSCPVPVIIAGGPKAETTKDVLLMVKDSVTGGGSGLSIGRNVFQHENPTNMVKALSAIIHNNASVDDAMKILGE from the coding sequence TTGGAAACAGGTAAAAAAAGACGATTAAAAAGAATCTTCAGAAGTGACAACAAAACCGTGATTGTCCCAATGGACCATGGAGTAACTGTTGGTCCAGTTACAGGACTAACAAACATGCAAGAAATCATTGACAAGTTGTTGCTTGGAGACGTTGACGCAGTTCTCATAAACCGGGGAATCGCAAAAAAAGTAGACAACGGAACCGCCGGATTAATCATTCATTTGTCTGGAATTTCAGCCCTTTGTCCTGAACCCAACAACAAAATGCAAGTGGGAACTGTAGACGATGCTGTCCGTTTAGGTGCAGACGCAGTTTCAGTGCACATTAACGTTGGCTCAAAAAACGAAGATAGTATGCTTGCAACCTTAGGCAAAGTCGCCTGTGAATGTGACGATTTTGGTATGCCGTTATTGGCTATGATGTATCCAAGAGGACCAAACATCAAAAACGCCCATTCTGCAAATGTAGTTGCCCATGCAGCCCGTTTGGGAGCAGAACTTGGAGCTGATATCATTAAAACAAACTACACAGGTACTGTTGAATCTTTCAAACAAGTTACTGATTCTTGTCCAGTTCCAGTTATCATTGCTGGTGGACCAAAAGCAGAAACCACTAAAGATGTTTTACTGATGGTAAAAGATTCGGTAACAGGTGGCGGATCGGGTCTCTCTATAGGAAGAAACGTGTTCCAACATGAAAACCCTACAAACATGGTTAAGGCACTTTCAGCGATTATTCATAATAATGCGTCAGTTGATGATGCAATGAAAATCCTTGGTGAATAA